In Candidatus Sulfotelmatobacter sp., the sequence CTTCGCCCGCGGCCTACGCCGTGACCAGCGTGGATCGCCACGGGAACGAATCGCCGGCCAGCGCCTGGACCGCACCCGGCTTCGAGCCGCGCTCCGGGCTGCCGCCGGCGCTCGCGCTGGCCGCGCCGAGCCCCAATCCGGCGCGAGGCGCGGTCACGCTCGCGTTCCAGCTTCCCGCCGCGGCGCCCGCCGAGTTGCAGATCTGCGATCTCGCCGGCCGCGTCGTTCGCCGGCTGGCCGGCGGCACGTGGGCGGCGGGAGAGCATCGGATCGGCTGGGATCTGAACGACGAGCGCGGACGGCCCGTGGCGCCGGGCGCGTACTTCGCACGGCTGCGTGCCGGCGGCACGTCGTTGACGCGTGAAGTCGTGGTGCTGAAGTAAGGCGCAGCCCCTGCGGGCTATTCCGCGCGCAGCGCTTCGACCGGGTCGAGCGAAACCGCGCGCCACGCCGGCACCACGCCGGCAATGAGCCCAACGCCGAGCGCGGTGGAAAGCGCCGCCATCACCACCCACGCCGGGGTATAGCTGTTGAGCGCCGGCACCACGCGCCCCAGGATTGCGGCGCCGCCCGCCCCGACCAGCAGCCCGATCGCCCCGCCCGCCGACGCCGTGAGCGCGGCCTCGAACAGGTACCAGGCGAATACCTGCGTGCGCCGGGCGCCGAGCGCCTTGACCAGTCCGATCTCCTGCACCCGCTCCTGCACCACGATCCACAGAATCGTGAAGATGCCGATCGCGCCGACCAGCAGGCTGATCGCTGCGATCGCGGTGACGGTTCCCGTCACCACGTTCATGATCGCGTCTACCGTCTTCATGGCGTCACGCTGCGTGACGATGGTCACGTCCTCTTCGCCCGAGTGCCGGTCGATCATCAGCAATCGCGCCCGCTCGGCGACCTGCTCGCTCTCGTCGGTGCTGGCCGCCAGCAGATCCACTTCGGCCAGCTCGCTCTTGTCGTAGAGCCGCAATGCGTTGGCCACCGGGATGTAGGCGAGGTCGTCGAAGTCGAAGCCGAACACCGTGCCCTTCGATTCCGCCACGCCGATCACCCGGAATCGCGCGCGTCCGATGCGCACCGTCGCGCCGAGCGGATTGG encodes:
- a CDS encoding ABC transporter permease, coding for MSLRDLLSLALEALRAHRLRYGLSALAVAVGVAAVVLMASLGEGTRRFISGQMSAFGTCIVGVHPGKVSTAGIPGAMGGSARSLTLDDARALARLPGVRGATPFVDGTSLVEYGTLGRHVMILGVGGRALEVWSMKVAAGQFLPDVDWKRGETVAVLGPTLKRELFGNSNPLGATVRIGRARFRVIGVAESKGTVFGFDFDDLAYIPVANALRLYDKSELAEVDLLAASTDESEQVAERARLLMIDRHSGEEDVTIVTQRDAMKTVDAIMNVVTGTVTAIAAISLLVGAIGIFTILWIVVQERVQEIGLVKALGARRTQVFAWYLFEAALTASAGGAIGLLVGAGGAAILGRVVPALNSYTPAWVVMAALSTALGVGLIAGVVPAWRAVSLDPVEALRAE